From Syngnathoides biaculeatus isolate LvHL_M chromosome 19, ASM1980259v1, whole genome shotgun sequence, a single genomic window includes:
- the zgc:56231 gene encoding kinesin-like protein KIF20A isoform X2, with translation MDLTSMSPVKETSGGAEQQTMKVYLRVRPFSKEELSDKEDQGCVVIENDQMVTLKAPRGSATLKCSERGIGMSVHKFSFSKIFGPATTQAELYDHTVSSEMSDFLDGNNVLIFSYGVTNAGKTFTIQGTSKEPGILPRVLDATFQYISGRQYEAMDVKPYLRNDACCLNVDQVKQEKSAKVAVFASFKEECDSLHCSEPDLSSSSDCHSVTSSHLTDEGSAQFALWVAFFEIYNEYIYDLLQPSFCSKSKKRAALRVCDDGVGNAYVKDLRWINIQSSSEASKLLQFGNKNRSAASTKLNQSSSRSHSIFTMKLLKMECNTVKRISEFSLCDLAGSERCNKTKTFGERLKEAGNINNSLLILGKCITALRHNQTDRMKSTYIPFRESKLTKLFQAVFCGKGRASMIVNINQCASTYDETLHVMKFSAVAKQVVQVIPDKHLESLPQCLVAPNGKSLVRNGVIDRQVLESYLSEEELLSEEDDADMTLLTQNELLETIETLRAKLLAARRRNVEQEIEIRKEMGDAMLQQLMESEELRSQQIEELKESYQEKMENTFEMYKDAIKEHAYKSALSNLEDDYVPLDEFTAEQEKVEVLKRQLSELSSGTSVCTVATVDASCQCQPLKDFEVPGEERLKRLYKEKNAVERMCEDKQQLILSMERRLIELSETLQTVRDGFVEKSAELEVLQVKSQDQMKSMQEIISQSLDKDKEIASLKAEISKLTPSTPVQVKGKKSFLANIKEAVKSPHKTGSRTLRSTARTPKH, from the exons ATGGACTTGACTTCTATGTCACCTGTAAAG GAAACATCGGGAGGGGCAGAGCAACAGACTATGAAAGTCTATCTCCGAGTCAGGCCTTTTTCCAAAGAGGAGCTCTCTGACAAAGAGGATCAG GGTTGTGTAGTGATAGAAAATGACCAGATGGTCACGCTGAAGGCCCCGAGAGGTTCTGCCACCTTGAAATGCAGTGAGAGGGGTATCGGCATGTCTGTGCACAAATTCTCTTTTTCTAAG atttttggaCCAGCGACAACCCAGGCTGAGCTCTATGACCACACCGTCAGCAGCGAGATGTCTGATTTCCTGGACGGAAACAATGTGCTGATCTTCAGCTATGGTGTCACCAATGCTggaaaaacattcacaatccaag GGACTTCAAAAGAGCCAGGAATATTGCCTCGAGTGTTGGATGCGACCTTTCAGTACATATCGGGGCGGCAGTATGAGGCCATGGACGTGAAGCCGTACCTCAGGAACGATGCATGTTGTCTGAATGTTGACCAAGTCAAGCAGGAGAAGAGTGCTAAAGTTGCAGTTTTTGCATCATTTAAAGAG GAATGTGATTCCTTGCACTGTTCTGAGCCTGatctctcctcttcctctgacTGTCACTCAG TGACTTCAAGCCATCTAACAGATGAAGGAAGCGCCCAATTTGCTTTATGGGTTGCATTCTTTGAGATCTACAACGAGTACATCTACGATCTCCTTCAACCGTCCTTCTGCTCAAAGTCCAAGAAGCGCGCTGCTCTTCGCGTCTGTGACGACGGCGTTGGCAACGCTTATGTCAAAG ATCTCCGATGGATCAACATCCAGAGTTCATCCGAAGCCAGCAAGCTACTACAGTTCGGCAACAAAAACAGAAGCGCTGCGTCCACCAAGCTGAATCAGTCCTCAAGCAGAAG CCACAGCATATTTACCATGAAGCTGCTGAAGATGGAGTGCAACACAGTCAAAAGGATCTCGGA GTTTTCGCTATGTGACTTGGCTGGGTCTGAAAGATGcaacaaaaccaaaaccttTGGGGAGAGGCTAAAAGAAGCAGGAAACATTAACAACTCACTCCTCATCCTGGGGAAGTGCATCACTGCTCTTCGCCATAATCAGACTGACAG AATGAAGAGCACCTACATCCCTTTTCGTGAGAGCAAACTCACTAAACTCTTCCAGGCGGTTTTCTGTGGCAAAGGAAGAGCGTCAATGATCGTCAACATTAATCAGTGTGCTTCCACATATGACGAGACACTCCACGTCATGAAGTTCTCTGCTGTTGCCAAACAG GTGGTGCAGGTGATCCCAGACAAGCATCTGGAATCTCTGCCTCAGTGTCTGGTGGCGCCGAACGGAAAATCTCTGGTGAGGAACGGTGTGATCGACAGGCAGGTCTTGGAAAGCTACCTGTCTGAAGAAGAGTTGCTGAGTGAGGAAGATGACGCCGACATGACCTTACTGACTCAGAAC GAGCTACTTGAGACGATCGAAACCCTCCGAGCAAAACTGTTGGCGGCACGAAGACGAAATGTGGAGCAGGAGATAGAGATTCGGAAGGAAATGGGCGACGCCATGTTACAGCAGCTCATGGAAAGCGAGGAGCTCCGCAG CCAACAGATTGAAGAGCTGAAGGAGTCGTACCAAGAAAAAATGGAGAACACTTTTGAGATGTATAAGGACGCTATAAAGGAACACGCGTACAAGAGTGCCTTGAGCAACCTAGAAGACGACTACGTGCCTCTTGACGAGTTCACTGCAGAGCAAGAGAAAGTCGAG GTCCTCAAACGACAGCTTTCAGAGTTGTCATCTGGTACCAGTGTGTGCACAGTTGCTACAGTGGACGCATCGTGTCAGTGTCAACCGTTGAAAGACTTTGAAGTACCAG GGGAGGAACGTTTAAAACGTCTTTACAAGGAGAAAAATGCCGTAGAACGGATGTGCGAGGACAAGCAAcag CTGATATTGTCCATGGAGAGACGACTGATTGAACTTAGTGAAACCCTTCAGACGGTTCGAGACGGTTTCGTGGAGAAATCGGCTGAACTGGAGGTTCTTCAGGTGAAGAGCCAAGATCAG ATGAAGTCAATGCAGGAAATTATATCCCAGTCCTTGGACAAGGACAAGGAAATAGCCTCCTTAAAGGCAGAAATCTCCAAGTTGACGCCAAGCACGCCTGTGCAGGTCAAAGGCAAGAAAAGTTTTCTCGCCAACATCAAAGAAGCAGTTAAATCTCCTCATAAGACCGGAAGCCGGACCCTCAGGAGTACTGCTAGGACCCCAAAACACTGA
- the zgc:56231 gene encoding kinesin-like protein KIF20A isoform X1 has translation MDLTSMSPVKETSGGAEQQTMKVYLRVRPFSKEELSDKEDQGCVVIENDQMVTLKAPRGSATLKCSERGIGMSVHKFSFSKIFGPATTQAELYDHTVSSEMSDFLDGNNVLIFSYGVTNAGKTFTIQGTSKEPGILPRVLDATFQYISGRQYEAMDVKPYLRNDACCLNVDQVKQEKSAKVAVFASFKEECDSLHCSEPDLSSSSDCHSVTSSHLTDEGSAQFALWVAFFEIYNEYIYDLLQPSFCSKSKKRAALRVCDDGVGNAYVKDLRWINIQSSSEASKLLQFGNKNRSAASTKLNQSSSRSHSIFTMKLLKMECNTVKRISEFSLCDLAGSERCNKTKTFGERLKEAGNINNSLLILGKCITALRHNQTDRMKSTYIPFRESKLTKLFQAVFCGKGRASMIVNINQCASTYDETLHVMKFSAVAKQVVQVIPDKHLESLPQCLVAPNGKSLVRNGVIDRQVLESYLSEEELLSEEDDADMTLLTQNELLETIETLRAKLLAARRRNVEQEIEIRKEMGDAMLQQLMESEELRSQQIEELKESYQEKMENTFEMYKDAIKEHAYKSALSNLEDDYVPLDEFTAEQEKVEVLKRQLSELSSGTSVCTVATVDASCQCQPLKDFEVPGEERLKRLYKEKNAVERMCEDKQQLILSMERRLIELSETLQTVRDGFVEKSAELEVLQVKSQDQKHRARAFVLDAPHFKPTWSNEDVHYLQPEGRSKQQKGLERKKGNGITVCEHHSPRGIQSNLVCQPIHCYRKQEGAQRRIPMQSHLHLKCNSLY, from the exons ATGGACTTGACTTCTATGTCACCTGTAAAG GAAACATCGGGAGGGGCAGAGCAACAGACTATGAAAGTCTATCTCCGAGTCAGGCCTTTTTCCAAAGAGGAGCTCTCTGACAAAGAGGATCAG GGTTGTGTAGTGATAGAAAATGACCAGATGGTCACGCTGAAGGCCCCGAGAGGTTCTGCCACCTTGAAATGCAGTGAGAGGGGTATCGGCATGTCTGTGCACAAATTCTCTTTTTCTAAG atttttggaCCAGCGACAACCCAGGCTGAGCTCTATGACCACACCGTCAGCAGCGAGATGTCTGATTTCCTGGACGGAAACAATGTGCTGATCTTCAGCTATGGTGTCACCAATGCTggaaaaacattcacaatccaag GGACTTCAAAAGAGCCAGGAATATTGCCTCGAGTGTTGGATGCGACCTTTCAGTACATATCGGGGCGGCAGTATGAGGCCATGGACGTGAAGCCGTACCTCAGGAACGATGCATGTTGTCTGAATGTTGACCAAGTCAAGCAGGAGAAGAGTGCTAAAGTTGCAGTTTTTGCATCATTTAAAGAG GAATGTGATTCCTTGCACTGTTCTGAGCCTGatctctcctcttcctctgacTGTCACTCAG TGACTTCAAGCCATCTAACAGATGAAGGAAGCGCCCAATTTGCTTTATGGGTTGCATTCTTTGAGATCTACAACGAGTACATCTACGATCTCCTTCAACCGTCCTTCTGCTCAAAGTCCAAGAAGCGCGCTGCTCTTCGCGTCTGTGACGACGGCGTTGGCAACGCTTATGTCAAAG ATCTCCGATGGATCAACATCCAGAGTTCATCCGAAGCCAGCAAGCTACTACAGTTCGGCAACAAAAACAGAAGCGCTGCGTCCACCAAGCTGAATCAGTCCTCAAGCAGAAG CCACAGCATATTTACCATGAAGCTGCTGAAGATGGAGTGCAACACAGTCAAAAGGATCTCGGA GTTTTCGCTATGTGACTTGGCTGGGTCTGAAAGATGcaacaaaaccaaaaccttTGGGGAGAGGCTAAAAGAAGCAGGAAACATTAACAACTCACTCCTCATCCTGGGGAAGTGCATCACTGCTCTTCGCCATAATCAGACTGACAG AATGAAGAGCACCTACATCCCTTTTCGTGAGAGCAAACTCACTAAACTCTTCCAGGCGGTTTTCTGTGGCAAAGGAAGAGCGTCAATGATCGTCAACATTAATCAGTGTGCTTCCACATATGACGAGACACTCCACGTCATGAAGTTCTCTGCTGTTGCCAAACAG GTGGTGCAGGTGATCCCAGACAAGCATCTGGAATCTCTGCCTCAGTGTCTGGTGGCGCCGAACGGAAAATCTCTGGTGAGGAACGGTGTGATCGACAGGCAGGTCTTGGAAAGCTACCTGTCTGAAGAAGAGTTGCTGAGTGAGGAAGATGACGCCGACATGACCTTACTGACTCAGAAC GAGCTACTTGAGACGATCGAAACCCTCCGAGCAAAACTGTTGGCGGCACGAAGACGAAATGTGGAGCAGGAGATAGAGATTCGGAAGGAAATGGGCGACGCCATGTTACAGCAGCTCATGGAAAGCGAGGAGCTCCGCAG CCAACAGATTGAAGAGCTGAAGGAGTCGTACCAAGAAAAAATGGAGAACACTTTTGAGATGTATAAGGACGCTATAAAGGAACACGCGTACAAGAGTGCCTTGAGCAACCTAGAAGACGACTACGTGCCTCTTGACGAGTTCACTGCAGAGCAAGAGAAAGTCGAG GTCCTCAAACGACAGCTTTCAGAGTTGTCATCTGGTACCAGTGTGTGCACAGTTGCTACAGTGGACGCATCGTGTCAGTGTCAACCGTTGAAAGACTTTGAAGTACCAG GGGAGGAACGTTTAAAACGTCTTTACAAGGAGAAAAATGCCGTAGAACGGATGTGCGAGGACAAGCAAcag CTGATATTGTCCATGGAGAGACGACTGATTGAACTTAGTGAAACCCTTCAGACGGTTCGAGACGGTTTCGTGGAGAAATCGGCTGAACTGGAGGTTCTTCAGGTGAAGAGCCAAGATCAG AAACATCGCGCCAGGGCGTTCGTGCTTGATGCCCCGCACTTTAAACCAACCTGGTCAAATGAGGATGTCCATTATCTGCAGCCTGAGGGGAGGAGTAAGCAACAAAAGGGCCTTGAGAGGAAAAAAGGAAACGGC atcactgtctgcgaacatcattctccaaggggaatccagtcaaacctcgtctgtcagcctatccattgctaccgcaaacaggaaggggctcaacggAGAatcccgatgcagtcccacctccaccttaagtgCAACTCTCTTTACTGA
- the rps20 gene encoding 40S ribosomal protein S20, with the protein MAFKDSGKAPGETEVAIHRIRITLTSRNVKSLEKVCADLIRGAKEKNLKVKGPVRMPTKTLRITTRKTPCGEGSKTWDRFQMRIHKRLIDLHSPSEIVKQITSISIEPGVEVEVTIADA; encoded by the exons ATG GCTTTCAAGGACTCTGGGAAGGCACCCGGTGAGACTGAGGTGGCAATTCACCGCATCCGCATTACCCTCACCAGCCGTAATGTCAAGTCTCTGGAGAAAG TCTGTGCCGACTTGATCCGCGGTGCAAAGGAGAAGAACCTGAAGGTGAAGGGACCGGTCCGGATGCCAACCAAG ACCCTGCGCATCACCACCAGAAAGACCCCCTGCGGCGAAGGCTCCAAAACCTGGGATCGCTTCCAGATGCGGATCCACAAACGCCTGATTGATCTGCACAGCCCGTCTGAAATTGTCAAGCAGATCACCTCCATCAGCATCGAGCCGGGTGTAGAGGTCGAAGTTACCATTGCTGATGCGTAA